From the genome of Verrucomicrobiia bacterium, one region includes:
- a CDS encoding TylF/MycF family methyltransferase, with translation MMSQNATTTDALNRLYLDLLKKTLRYWFWEDPGKPIETIAYRAGLFRPLVVGVARLLARMRLRIVVLQDQELEKNIPGASWPACAHTMVSMQRLDNLQQLVTTVLREDVPGDLIETGVWRGGSCIFMKAILAVHGDSTRRIFVADSFAGLPKPNAEQYPSDAGDKHHVHDFLAISKEQVEENFRKYGLLDDRVVFLKGWFKDTLPAAPIEQLALMRLDGDMYESTMDALTNLYPKLSSGGFCIIDDYALRGCREAVDDFRTREKITAPLIEIDHYGRFWRKT, from the coding sequence ATGATGTCGCAGAACGCAACGACGACTGATGCTTTGAATCGGCTCTACTTGGACCTCTTAAAAAAGACGCTCCGTTATTGGTTTTGGGAGGATCCTGGCAAGCCAATCGAGACGATTGCCTATCGTGCCGGCCTGTTTCGACCCCTCGTAGTTGGCGTGGCGCGATTACTGGCCAGGATGCGGTTGCGGATTGTGGTATTGCAGGACCAGGAATTGGAAAAAAATATCCCCGGAGCCAGTTGGCCGGCGTGCGCGCACACCATGGTCAGCATGCAACGCCTGGATAATTTGCAACAACTCGTCACCACGGTTTTGCGGGAGGACGTGCCGGGAGATTTGATCGAAACCGGAGTGTGGCGGGGCGGCTCCTGTATTTTCATGAAGGCCATTCTCGCCGTTCATGGTGACTCAACCCGTCGGATTTTCGTGGCGGATTCGTTTGCCGGTTTACCCAAGCCCAACGCCGAACAATATCCATCCGATGCCGGCGACAAGCATCATGTGCATGATTTTCTGGCGATTTCCAAGGAGCAGGTGGAAGAGAACTTTCGCAAGTATGGTTTGTTGGATGACCGCGTGGTTTTCCTGAAAGGTTGGTTCAAGGACACGCTGCCCGCCGCGCCGATTGAGCAGTTGGCTCTCATGCGGCTGGACGGCGACATGTATGAGTCCACCATGGACGCATTGACGAATCTTTACCCGAAATTATCGTCCGGCGGTTTTTGCATTATTGACGATTACGCGCTGCGGGGATGTCGTGAGGCGGTGGATGATTTTCGCACCCGGGAAAAAATCACCGCTCCACTGATTGAAATTGATCACTACGGGCGTTTCTGGCGCAAAACCTAA
- a CDS encoding class I SAM-dependent methyltransferase yields MSKREFPFVRAAILNPGLFAMVTELNRVLKDCKTILDLGCGHSSPAKFLRGKSLVGMDGYEPDLRRAQERGTHDEYILGDVRTAAAHVAGRRFDACIALDVIEHLPKEDGWKMMESMERLATRCVVLFTPNGFIPQFSENGDLQQHLSGWDVGEMQQAGYKVIGMLGPKCLRGEKAIIKFRPRSVWTIVSLLGHYTYSRRHPRKAFSIFCTKRLSPQASACVTQ; encoded by the coding sequence ATGTCGAAAAGAGAGTTTCCGTTTGTGCGTGCAGCGATTTTAAATCCGGGCCTATTTGCAATGGTAACTGAATTGAATCGCGTCTTGAAAGATTGCAAAACCATATTGGACTTGGGTTGCGGACATAGCTCGCCGGCAAAATTTCTTCGCGGAAAGAGTTTGGTGGGAATGGACGGTTATGAGCCCGACTTGCGCCGAGCGCAAGAACGCGGAACACACGACGAATATATCCTTGGAGACGTTAGGACGGCGGCCGCACATGTGGCCGGTCGTCGGTTTGACGCATGCATTGCTCTAGATGTAATTGAGCATTTACCCAAAGAAGACGGATGGAAAATGATGGAGTCTATGGAAAGGCTCGCAACCCGGTGCGTCGTTCTATTTACACCGAATGGCTTTATACCACAATTCAGTGAAAATGGAGACCTGCAACAACACCTATCCGGTTGGGATGTCGGAGAAATGCAGCAGGCGGGCTACAAAGTCATCGGCATGCTTGGCCCTAAATGTCTGCGAGGCGAGAAAGCCATCATCAAATTTCGCCCGAGGTCAGTTTGGACAATTGTTTCATTGTTGGGGCATTATACCTATTCTCGTCGTCATCCGCGAAAAGCGTTTTCGATTTTTTGCACGAAGCGCCTCTCACCGCAGGCATCAGCTTGCGTAACCCAATAA
- a CDS encoding PEP-CTERM sorting domain-containing protein (PEP-CTERM proteins occur, often in large numbers, in the proteomes of bacteria that also encode an exosortase, a predicted intramembrane cysteine proteinase. The presence of a PEP-CTERM domain at a protein's C-terminus predicts cleavage within the sorting domain, followed by covalent anchoring to some some component of the (usually Gram-negative) cell surface. Many PEP-CTERM proteins exhibit an unusual sequence composition that includes large numbers of potential glycosylation sites. Expression of one such protein has been shown restore the ability of a bacterium to form floc, a type of biofilm.), which translates to MKKIIKTLIVTTAAFTCSFGVIGAEVNIGLINGDFESPSLSPYTYSASDNFPDEFGWKIAWGQVDLYHDTWQPASGGRQSLDLNGWITGSVYQDFIFPSAGTWVITFSLSANPDLYNYGDGLGFGVKEMQVDFGTPGQMSLLGTYGVDSEPRRIWDMQWVTITTPEITVSDANTYRLQFSSLVPGAGGAALDNVQIQLVPEPSVLALVGSVLIGGLLKRRASANK; encoded by the coding sequence ATGAAGAAAATCATCAAAACCCTGATCGTGACAACTGCAGCCTTCACTTGTTCCTTTGGCGTTATTGGCGCGGAGGTGAATATCGGCCTGATTAACGGCGATTTCGAGTCTCCAAGCCTTTCCCCTTACACATACAGCGCATCGGATAACTTTCCGGATGAGTTCGGTTGGAAAATAGCTTGGGGTCAAGTAGACTTATACCACGATACTTGGCAACCGGCGAGTGGAGGAAGGCAGTCGTTGGATTTAAACGGTTGGATTACTGGATCCGTCTATCAGGACTTTATTTTTCCGAGTGCCGGAACATGGGTAATCACTTTTTCGCTGTCTGCGAACCCAGACTTATACAATTATGGTGATGGACTCGGTTTCGGCGTGAAGGAAATGCAGGTGGACTTTGGAACGCCGGGACAGATGTCTCTTTTGGGTACTTACGGAGTTGACTCCGAACCGCGCAGAATTTGGGATATGCAATGGGTTACAATAACCACTCCTGAAATTACGGTTTCTGACGCGAACACATATCGACTGCAATTTAGCTCGCTCGTGCCGGGAGCTGGTGGGGCCGCGTTGGATAATGTCCAAATTCAACTGGTGCCGGAACCTTCGGTTCTGGCTCTCGTCGGCAGCGTGCTGATTGGTGGTTTATTGAAACGACGTGCGTCGGCCAACAAGTAG
- a CDS encoding glycosyltransferase family 2 protein, whose amino-acid sequence MSTDDNESPAVSVIIVIYNDGAWLPRCLESLRQQTLAPRFEVIVADNASNDDSAQIAQHLLADWPAGRFLQNGANLGFGPGNNRAAAAARGQYLYFVNSDTWFEPDCLEQLYTAAEQNAAAAAGATVLEYADNTLIARGSDGLDLFGNPVSPSHNRIPEPLFCIAGFYFIRRNVFERIGQFDERYFMYGEELDLSWRLWVCGEKVVYAKRARLHHRGAVGVNPEGGIKPTVHRTSELKRFYANRNQLLTIAKNSQHLLLFMLLPAALLTCAEGLLTLVLTRRWRTFRHVCLSPFADFIRLLPQTKAARRRLALLRQRSDFWMLRFLRCRFGRMHEVKQILRKGSPRFDR is encoded by the coding sequence ATGTCAACAGACGACAACGAATCGCCAGCCGTTAGCGTCATCATCGTTATTTACAACGATGGAGCGTGGTTGCCCCGATGCCTTGAGTCGTTGCGGCAGCAGACGCTCGCGCCGCGATTCGAAGTCATTGTGGCCGATAACGCGTCCAACGACGATTCGGCTCAGATCGCGCAACATTTGCTGGCGGATTGGCCAGCGGGACGTTTCTTGCAAAACGGCGCCAACCTCGGCTTTGGTCCGGGCAACAATCGGGCAGCGGCGGCAGCTCGCGGCCAGTATCTGTACTTCGTCAACTCCGACACCTGGTTCGAGCCGGACTGTCTGGAACAGCTTTACACCGCCGCCGAACAGAACGCCGCCGCCGCTGCTGGAGCAACGGTGTTGGAATACGCTGACAACACGCTGATAGCGCGCGGCAGCGATGGCTTGGACCTCTTCGGCAATCCTGTTTCGCCAAGCCACAACCGCATTCCTGAGCCGCTGTTTTGCATCGCCGGTTTTTATTTTATCCGCCGAAATGTTTTCGAACGGATTGGCCAGTTTGATGAACGCTATTTCATGTATGGTGAAGAATTGGATCTCTCATGGCGGCTCTGGGTGTGCGGAGAGAAGGTGGTTTATGCGAAACGCGCCCGATTGCACCACCGCGGCGCGGTTGGGGTGAATCCCGAGGGAGGCATCAAGCCAACAGTCCATCGCACCAGCGAACTCAAACGGTTTTATGCCAATCGCAATCAACTGTTGACCATCGCCAAGAATAGCCAGCATCTGCTGCTGTTCATGCTGCTTCCTGCCGCTCTGCTGACTTGCGCTGAGGGTTTGCTGACGCTCGTGCTCACCCGGCGTTGGCGAACATTCCGACACGTTTGTCTGTCGCCATTTGCCGATTTTATTCGTCTGTTACCGCAAACCAAGGCCGCTCGTCGCCGCCTGGCCTTGCTTCGTCAACGCAGTGATTTCTGGATGCTGCGCTTCCTACGCTGCCGTTTTGGTCGAATGCACGAAGTGAAGCAAATTTTGCGTAAAGGATCTCCTCGTTTCGATAGGTAA
- a CDS encoding class I SAM-dependent methyltransferase: MIIHKLLLRYFKHGDDAVFYLMQAEDSIRWLERNGVSLNAKMRVLDLGCGHGVFGRELKKRNCQVTFADQDNYLYPELKSSPFLKVDIDNDDLDKLGQYDLVICSNVFEHLARPDKFLSQCTATLAKNGRLYLSWTNWLSPFGGHDYAPFHYFGPRFGRWIKFKLTGKWSDHVPYAGLYPTFIGKTFRSLKTSPTARIQRATTRYYPEFSFILRLPIIREFLAWNCALLISNPMKDGK, translated from the coding sequence ATGATTATCCACAAACTTCTGCTCCGGTACTTCAAGCATGGTGACGACGCCGTTTTTTATCTAATGCAGGCAGAAGATTCGATTCGTTGGCTCGAAAGGAATGGGGTTTCGCTGAATGCCAAGATGCGGGTCCTTGATTTGGGATGTGGACATGGTGTATTCGGGCGAGAGTTGAAAAAGCGCAACTGTCAGGTGACCTTTGCGGATCAGGATAATTATCTTTATCCAGAATTAAAATCATCCCCGTTTCTAAAGGTGGATATTGACAACGACGACTTGGATAAATTGGGCCAATACGATCTGGTCATTTGTTCGAACGTATTCGAACATCTCGCTCGACCGGACAAGTTTCTTTCTCAATGCACTGCGACGTTGGCAAAAAATGGGCGCTTGTACCTAAGTTGGACCAACTGGCTGTCGCCTTTTGGCGGTCACGATTATGCTCCGTTTCATTATTTCGGCCCTCGCTTTGGCCGTTGGATAAAGTTCAAGCTTACGGGTAAATGGAGTGATCATGTTCCCTACGCCGGATTATACCCGACCTTCATCGGGAAGACCTTTCGGAGTCTAAAAACCTCACCGACAGCCAGAATTCAAAGGGCGACAACCCGCTATTACCCGGAGTTTTCTTTTATCCTTCGCCTTCCGATCATTCGAGAATTTTTGGCGTGGAACTGTGCGCTCCTGATCTCGAACCCCATGAAAGACGGAAAATAA
- a CDS encoding glycosyltransferase yields the protein MKVTVLSSARKERDGIAEYTRQLFNPAFWQGQDLQIEVWDVTLGNLLKAPFARANVIHVQHEFFLFDRLVGVTAFLFYPYLWFWCRLFGCKLVTTIHSTYNVDDLPSALPHFAKYRVLFPLGRIYLKLHFKMVVACSDRIVLLSKIGATHLQRAISRRQFDNKVVRVHLGNYLANIRMQTHGLLAERFGVASTEKLFTLFGFAWPNKGYEYGIHAFDLLVNQRGRKDIRLVVVSGEAGKSSFPGGGQGESYIGYLKRLTRELRLEERVIFTGYLANEDPLLEEIFATTFCFLFPYLNRNFPSGAISTVLATRKPVLVSRIPCFAEYENLPAFEEKNAADLADKMTALMEEPQFLAEAVRITQYNADTFAMAQIFARHLEIYRQLLSR from the coding sequence ATGAAAGTAACCGTATTATCATCAGCAAGAAAGGAGCGCGACGGGATTGCTGAGTACACGCGACAACTGTTCAACCCGGCCTTCTGGCAGGGACAGGACCTGCAAATCGAGGTCTGGGACGTTACTCTCGGCAATTTGCTGAAAGCGCCTTTTGCCCGAGCAAACGTCATCCACGTGCAACACGAGTTTTTTTTGTTCGACCGGCTCGTGGGAGTTACGGCGTTCTTGTTTTATCCGTATCTCTGGTTTTGGTGTCGCTTGTTCGGCTGCAAACTGGTGACGACCATCCATTCAACCTACAACGTGGATGATCTGCCCAGCGCCCTGCCGCACTTTGCCAAGTACCGCGTTCTTTTCCCGTTGGGTCGGATTTACCTCAAACTGCATTTCAAAATGGTCGTGGCCTGCTCGGATCGGATCGTATTGTTGAGCAAAATCGGCGCGACGCATTTGCAGCGCGCGATTTCCCGCCGCCAGTTTGATAACAAAGTGGTGCGAGTTCACTTGGGCAATTACCTGGCGAATATTCGAATGCAAACACACGGTCTGCTCGCAGAACGGTTTGGGGTGGCTTCGACTGAGAAGCTTTTCACACTTTTTGGATTCGCTTGGCCAAACAAAGGCTACGAATACGGAATTCACGCCTTCGATTTATTGGTGAACCAACGTGGGCGAAAGGACATTCGCTTGGTCGTAGTGAGTGGCGAAGCAGGCAAAAGCAGTTTTCCTGGCGGTGGTCAGGGTGAATCCTACATTGGATATCTGAAACGGCTGACCCGCGAATTACGGTTGGAGGAGCGTGTGATCTTCACGGGTTATCTGGCAAATGAAGACCCTTTGTTGGAAGAAATTTTCGCAACCACGTTTTGCTTTCTGTTCCCCTATCTTAATCGCAATTTTCCGTCCGGAGCCATCTCCACGGTGCTGGCTACGCGCAAGCCGGTGCTGGTATCGCGGATTCCCTGCTTTGCTGAATACGAAAACTTACCCGCGTTCGAGGAAAAGAACGCCGCCGATCTGGCGGATAAAATGACGGCGCTGATGGAGGAACCTCAATTTCTCGCCGAAGCCGTGCGGATCACCCAGTACAATGCCGATACTTTTGCCATGGCACAAATTTTTGCCCGGCATCTGGAAATTTACCGTCAGTTGCTTTCGCGCTGA
- a CDS encoding GDP-mannose 4,6-dehydratase, protein MKRAAITGIAGQDGTYLARWLLHQGYEVHGLLRLPFDREEARLRRRFPPTDLNAIRWHTGSLNDPFALLRFLKAALPTELYHLAGVSDSRQSFVVPEETIASITLGTLRLLEAAREACPAARIFLASSAEIFGAPSETPQRESTLRQPSTPYGIAKVAADQLGRLHRETYQQFVVSGILYNHESPLRHPNYLSRRVAEAVAGIKAGQRQELELADLSAERDWSDARDLVRGYQLALQAQTPGDYVFASGQPHRVADLVDCAFRAAGLDYRKFVRVTNRTLNSQQVVKGLQGDPTKAATELGWQRRWTFARTIEDMVRAELEARPELERADPLWQ, encoded by the coding sequence ATGAAACGCGCGGCAATTACGGGGATTGCGGGTCAAGATGGCACCTATCTGGCCCGGTGGTTGTTACATCAGGGTTACGAAGTCCACGGGTTGTTGCGATTGCCATTCGATCGCGAAGAAGCCCGATTACGCCGCCGCTTTCCCCCGACCGACCTTAACGCCATCCGGTGGCATACCGGCTCACTGAATGATCCGTTTGCGTTACTGCGTTTCCTGAAAGCCGCGTTGCCGACGGAGCTTTATCATCTGGCGGGAGTTTCCGATTCACGACAAAGCTTTGTCGTTCCCGAGGAAACAATCGCCAGCATCACCCTCGGAACACTGCGCTTGCTCGAGGCGGCGCGCGAGGCGTGCCCAGCGGCGCGCATTTTCCTGGCTTCTTCAGCGGAAATCTTCGGGGCGCCGTCCGAAACGCCGCAGCGCGAATCCACCCTGCGCCAACCAAGTACCCCGTACGGAATTGCCAAGGTCGCCGCCGATCAACTGGGCCGGTTGCATCGTGAAACCTACCAGCAGTTCGTGGTAAGTGGCATTCTCTACAATCACGAATCGCCGCTGCGCCACCCGAACTATCTCAGCCGGCGCGTCGCCGAAGCGGTGGCCGGGATCAAGGCCGGGCAGCGGCAGGAATTGGAGTTGGCCGATTTGAGCGCTGAACGCGATTGGTCTGATGCGCGAGACTTGGTGCGCGGCTACCAGCTCGCGCTGCAAGCACAAACGCCGGGTGATTACGTTTTCGCTTCCGGACAACCGCATCGCGTGGCGGACTTGGTGGACTGCGCGTTCCGGGCGGCAGGCTTGGATTACCGTAAATTTGTCCGCGTCACCAACCGCACGCTGAATTCGCAGCAGGTGGTCAAAGGCCTGCAAGGCGACCCGACCAAAGCCGCAACCGAGTTGGGCTGGCAACGCCGCTGGACCTTCGCCCGGACCATCGAGGACATGGTGCGCGCGGAGCTTGAAGCGCGTCCGGAACTGGAGCGGGCCGACCCGTTATGGCAATAA
- a CDS encoding class I SAM-dependent methyltransferase: MSAPLFSPILVTRSTCRICGSKALTPVLSLGDQYIAGSFASPDGRPPVSRRIPLDLVRCDPAHDQAACGLVQLRHSVPPRILYRAYFYRSGINQSMRDHLAGIANFGESLIHLEAGDLVLDIGCNDGTLLKSYQTKGLKRLGIDPSNMVEHARAAGLQVVNDFFSAASLRSAYPYEKPKVITSIAMFYDLENPHAFVSDIQACLHEEGVWILELSYLPLMLKMNSFDTVCHEHLEYYSLAPMERLLAEHDLEVVDVTLNDCNGGSFRIAVGHKGRLKPSADANERVQQLRLEEFELALDTDAPYAAFRKNIETIRKDMRAFLLKAKRQKKLVHGYGASTKGNTTLQYIGITPDLVPAVADRNPIKYGSFTIGTNIPIISEEESRKQKPDYYLVLPWHFMDEFKRREAAFLNRGGKFLLPMPTVHLVGK, from the coding sequence ATGTCGGCACCGCTTTTTTCGCCAATTCTAGTGACCCGCAGCACCTGTCGCATTTGTGGAAGCAAGGCGCTGACTCCTGTGCTTTCACTGGGTGACCAATACATTGCGGGATCCTTTGCCTCGCCGGATGGCCGACCGCCGGTAAGCCGCCGGATCCCGTTGGACTTGGTACGCTGCGATCCGGCCCACGATCAGGCGGCGTGCGGGTTGGTCCAACTGCGTCACAGCGTGCCCCCGCGGATTTTATATCGAGCCTACTTTTATCGCTCCGGCATCAATCAAAGCATGCGCGATCATCTCGCCGGCATCGCCAATTTTGGTGAAAGTCTGATCCACCTCGAGGCCGGAGACCTGGTGCTGGATATCGGTTGCAATGACGGCACCCTGCTCAAGTCGTATCAAACGAAGGGGCTTAAACGGCTTGGGATTGATCCTTCCAACATGGTGGAACATGCGCGGGCAGCCGGTCTGCAGGTGGTTAATGATTTCTTTTCGGCAGCGTCACTCCGTTCCGCGTATCCGTACGAAAAACCGAAGGTCATCACTTCGATCGCCATGTTCTATGATCTGGAGAATCCACACGCCTTTGTCAGCGATATCCAGGCTTGTTTGCACGAGGAAGGCGTCTGGATTTTGGAGCTGAGCTACCTGCCGCTGATGCTGAAGATGAACAGTTTCGACACGGTCTGCCATGAGCACCTCGAGTACTATTCCCTGGCGCCCATGGAACGATTGCTTGCCGAACACGATTTGGAGGTGGTGGACGTCACGTTGAATGACTGCAACGGGGGCAGCTTCCGGATCGCCGTGGGCCATAAAGGCCGATTAAAACCAAGCGCGGATGCCAACGAACGAGTGCAGCAGTTGCGGCTGGAGGAATTTGAACTGGCTTTGGACACCGATGCGCCGTACGCGGCGTTTCGAAAAAATATTGAAACGATCCGCAAAGACATGCGCGCGTTTCTGTTGAAGGCCAAGCGCCAAAAGAAACTCGTCCACGGTTACGGCGCGTCCACGAAAGGCAATACGACCTTGCAATACATCGGCATCACCCCTGACTTGGTGCCCGCCGTGGCCGATCGCAATCCAATCAAATACGGCAGCTTCACCATCGGCACCAACATCCCAATCATTTCGGAAGAAGAATCCCGCAAGCAAAAACCGGACTACTACCTTGTCTTGCCGTGGCATTTCATGGACGAGTTCAAACGCCGCGAAGCCGCCTTTCTCAATCGCGGTGGTAAATTCCTGCTGCCCATGCCCACCGTGCATCTGGTAGGAAAATGA
- a CDS encoding glycosyltransferase family 9 protein produces MKILIISLAGIGDTLLATPLLAELRANFPDATIDALTLWPGSKDLLETNPHLNTVYQKNLLHSPKLEAWHFLRELRSRHYDVSINTHPQSRIHYRIIARLIASRTRLSHDYDCTGWLDRWLVNQTLPQDYTRHTVDQNLDFLRCLGVKPKLTTHRTEVHLTEADTRWAEDFVLAHELKNFTCLGVHVGSGGTKNLALKRWPLENYRQLFQRLNQHYPRVKILLFGGGAELRQHRQLISETDARLLVSVETKNLRQAAALLPRCQAFLSVDTALMHLAAAMQTPHQIVIEAPTLNATNLPHDNPFTVVPNPLSHGRSLEYYRYDGNGIRGSTEELLTCMNSVTVDAVWATVTPALGG; encoded by the coding sequence ATGAAAATACTGATCATATCGCTGGCGGGCATTGGGGACACCTTGTTGGCCACACCGTTGCTGGCTGAATTGCGGGCAAACTTTCCCGACGCGACCATTGACGCACTCACCTTGTGGCCGGGATCGAAGGATCTGCTTGAAACTAATCCCCATCTCAACACCGTTTATCAAAAAAATCTACTGCACAGTCCGAAACTGGAGGCGTGGCATTTTTTGCGCGAACTGCGAAGCCGACATTACGACGTCTCGATCAACACCCATCCGCAGAGTCGGATTCATTACCGTATCATCGCCCGGCTCATCGCGTCGCGCACGCGGCTGAGCCACGATTACGACTGCACCGGATGGCTCGATCGTTGGCTGGTGAATCAAACCCTGCCGCAAGATTACACCCGCCACACGGTGGACCAAAACCTCGACTTTTTGCGCTGCCTGGGCGTTAAACCCAAGCTCACCACGCACCGCACTGAAGTCCATTTAACGGAAGCCGACACGCGTTGGGCGGAGGATTTTGTCCTCGCGCACGAGCTGAAAAACTTCACCTGCCTCGGGGTTCACGTCGGCAGCGGGGGCACAAAAAATCTGGCGTTGAAGCGCTGGCCGCTTGAAAACTACCGGCAATTGTTCCAAAGACTGAACCAGCATTATCCGCGAGTAAAAATCCTGCTTTTCGGCGGCGGCGCGGAATTGCGGCAACACCGACAACTCATATCGGAAACCGACGCGCGCTTGCTCGTGTCCGTCGAAACCAAAAACCTGCGTCAGGCGGCGGCGTTGCTGCCGCGTTGCCAGGCGTTCCTCAGCGTGGACACGGCCCTGATGCACCTGGCGGCCGCAATGCAAACGCCCCATCAAATCGTGATTGAAGCGCCCACGCTCAACGCGACCAATTTACCGCATGACAATCCCTTCACCGTGGTGCCCAATCCTCTTTCGCATGGCCGCTCCCTGGAGTACTACCGCTACGATGGCAATGGCATTCGCGGCAGCACGGAAGAATTGCTGACCTGCATGAATTCCGTCACCGTGGACGCCGTGTGGGCTACGGTGACGCCAGCGCTTGGCGGCTGA
- a CDS encoding D-2-hydroxyacid dehydrogenase, with amino-acid sequence MNICVLDGFTLNPGDLDWTDLQRLGSCQIYDRTPVAEIRSRAADAQIVLTNKAPLSRETLVALPQLQYIGVLATGTNVVDLAAARERDIPVTNIPAYGTRAVAQATFALLLELTNRTGHHAERVRAGGWTHAIDWCFWDAPLIELEGLTLGIIGYGRIGAAVAELARAFGMKVLAHNPSRKPAPTPIEFVALEKLFHESDVITLHCPLTPHTQKLINRERLGWMKPTAFLLNTGRGALVDEAALAAALNSGQLAGAGLDVLSVEPPPADNPLLTARNCLITPHQAWATQAARRRLLKTAVANIQAFLNGQLQNVVN; translated from the coding sequence ATGAATATCTGCGTTCTCGACGGTTTCACCCTCAATCCCGGTGATTTGGACTGGACGGATTTGCAGCGTTTAGGCTCGTGCCAGATTTATGACCGCACCCCGGTGGCGGAAATCAGATCCCGGGCGGCGGACGCGCAAATCGTCCTGACCAATAAAGCTCCGTTGTCGCGCGAAACGCTGGTCGCGCTGCCGCAACTCCAATACATCGGCGTCCTGGCGACCGGCACCAACGTGGTGGATCTGGCCGCCGCTCGGGAGCGCGACATTCCAGTGACCAACATTCCCGCCTATGGCACGCGCGCGGTCGCGCAGGCGACGTTTGCCTTGTTGCTCGAACTGACAAATCGCACCGGACATCACGCCGAACGAGTACGCGCCGGAGGTTGGACTCACGCCATTGACTGGTGCTTCTGGGACGCACCGCTGATCGAACTGGAGGGCTTGACGCTGGGAATTATTGGCTACGGACGAATCGGGGCGGCGGTTGCGGAATTGGCGCGGGCTTTCGGCATGAAAGTTCTGGCGCATAATCCGTCGCGCAAACCGGCACCGACGCCGATTGAGTTTGTCGCGCTCGAAAAGCTGTTTCACGAGAGCGACGTCATCACCTTGCATTGTCCGCTGACGCCGCACACCCAGAAGCTCATCAACCGCGAACGCCTGGGTTGGATGAAGCCGACGGCCTTTTTATTAAACACCGGACGCGGCGCGCTCGTGGACGAAGCGGCACTGGCCGCAGCCCTGAACTCCGGGCAATTGGCGGGCGCCGGACTGGATGTGCTATCGGTCGAACCACCACCGGCAGATAATCCGTTGCTCACGGCCAGGAACTGTTTGATCACTCCGCACCAGGCCTGGGCCACGCAGGCGGCGCGCCGGCGCTTGCTGAAAACCGCCGTGGCCAATATCCAAGCCTTCCTGAACGGGCAGTTGCAAAATGTGGTCAATTGA